A window of Castanea sativa cultivar Marrone di Chiusa Pesio chromosome 1, ASM4071231v1 contains these coding sequences:
- the LOC142622514 gene encoding putative CCR4-associated factor 1 homolog 7, which produces MSILPKSDSIHIRDVWNDNLEHEFALIRGIVDDYPYIAMDTEFPGIVLRPIGNFKNSFDYNYQTLKANVDLLKLIQLGLTLSDEKGNLPTCGTEKFCVWQFNFREFNPNEDVYANDSVELLSQSGIDFMKNKEKGVDARRFSELLMSSGIVLNDTVHWVTFHSGYDFGYLLKLLTCQNLPDTQVGFFNLIKIYFPTLYDIKHLMKFCNSLHGGLNKLAELLEVERIGICHQAGSDSLLTCCTFMKLKESFFNDSTEKYAGVLYGLGVENGQNTP; this is translated from the coding sequence ATGTCGATTTTGCCCAAAAGTGATTCGATTCACATCCGGGACGTTTGGAATGATAATCTTGAACATGAATTTGCTTTGATTCGTGGTATCGTAGACGATTACCCTTACATTGCAATGGATACTGAGTTTCCGGGTATTGTTCTTCGACCAATAGGGAATTTCAAGAACAGCTTTGACTATAATTACCAGACCCTTAAGGCCAATGTGGACCTATTGAAGTTAATTCAGTTGGGTCTTACTTTATCTGATGAGAAAGGGAACCTTCCTACTTGTGGGACTGAGAAGTTTTGCGTGTGGCAATTCAATTTCCGGGAGTTTAATCCCAATGAGGATGTGTATGCCAATGACTCTGTTGAGCTGTTATCCCAGAGTGGTATTGATTTCATGAAGAACAAGGAGAAGGGTGTTGATGCTCGTCGGTTTAGTGAGTTGTTGATGTCGTCAGGGATCGTGTTAAATGATACCGTGCATTGGGTTACTTTCCATAGTGGGTATGATTTCGGGTACTTGCTCAAGTTGCTTACTTGCCAGAATCTTCCCGATACCCAGGTGGGGTTCTTTAATCTGATCAAGATTTATTTCCCTACACTTTATGATATCAAGCATCTGATGAAGTTCTGCAACAGTCTTCACGGTGGGCTGAACAAGCTTGCAGAGCTCTTGGAAGTGGAAAGAATTGGTATTTGTCACCAAGCTGGTTCGGATAGTTTGCTTACTTGCTGTACATTCATGAAACTGAAAGAGAGTTTCTTTAATGACTCAACCGAGAAATATGCTGGTGTTTTGTATGGTCTCGGTGTTGAGAATGGACAGAATACTCcttga